One genomic window of Nocardioides daphniae includes the following:
- a CDS encoding peroxiredoxin: MSGLICGGPAPDFTLRDQFGQDVTLSDFRGRKAVAILFYPFAFSGVCTGEMAGVRERLDEFMTFDTEVLAISCDPVYSLRAFADSDGLNFPLLSDFWPHGEVATAYDVFNAEKGMPRRSSYVVDKQGLIRWSVHNAMPQGRDLGEHLRQLRAAADDS; encoded by the coding sequence ATGAGTGGACTCATCTGTGGGGGGCCGGCCCCCGACTTCACACTGCGTGACCAGTTCGGCCAGGACGTGACCCTGTCGGACTTCCGCGGTCGTAAGGCCGTCGCGATCCTGTTCTACCCGTTCGCCTTCTCCGGCGTCTGCACCGGCGAGATGGCGGGGGTGCGTGAGCGGCTCGACGAGTTCATGACCTTCGACACCGAGGTCCTGGCGATCTCGTGCGACCCGGTCTACTCGCTGCGCGCCTTCGCCGACTCCGACGGGCTGAACTTCCCGCTGCTGTCGGACTTCTGGCCGCACGGTGAGGTCGCCACGGCGTACGACGTGTTCAACGCCGAGAAGGGCATGCCGCGGCGCTCGTCCTACGTGGTCGACAAGCAGGGCCTGATCCGCTGGAGCGTCCACAACGCGATGCCCCAGGGGCGCGACCTGGGGGAGCACCTGCGCCAGCTGCGCGCTGCCGCGGACGATTCCTGA
- a CDS encoding AMP-binding protein yields the protein MSTIKNLSVLREAGVIRRMPLSTLAQIVKIVKAWGTGPAGGFSQLAVSNPDRVGVIDELGQLTFAELHQRSNALAHGFAALGIKERDQVAIMCRNHRGFIEATIAAAKLGADLLYLNTAFAGPQLVEVIAREKPVLVVADEEFAGLLAGADVKHRLVAWQDTPQGDDTVEALIAANPTTDHTPVEHHSKIVILTSGTTGTPKGAPRKEAGIANAVALLSRLPMKHGWRTHIAAPLFHTWGFAHLFMAMLLGSTMVLRRRFDPEEALRVVRDEKCDSFVVIPVMLQRILTLPPEVREKYKPLPHLKMTAASGSAMQGEMAVEWMDEFGDNLYNIYGSTEVAYASIAMPEDLRAAPFSAGKPPHATVVKIFDADGNEVPQGSTGRIFVGNAMLFEGYTGGGSKEMIQGLMSTGDVGRFDEHGRLYVEGRDDEMIVSGGENVFPREVEDCLVLHDAVVEAAAVGVEDKEFGYRLRAFVVVSDPAAANEEALKDWVRANLARYKVPREIIFLDELPRNATGKILKRVLAQRP from the coding sequence ATGAGCACCATCAAGAACCTGTCCGTACTGCGCGAGGCGGGTGTGATCCGTCGGATGCCGCTCTCCACGCTCGCCCAGATCGTCAAGATCGTGAAGGCGTGGGGGACCGGCCCTGCGGGTGGTTTCTCGCAGCTCGCGGTCTCCAACCCTGACCGGGTGGGGGTCATCGACGAGCTCGGCCAGCTCACCTTCGCCGAGCTCCACCAGCGCTCGAACGCGCTGGCCCACGGCTTCGCGGCGCTCGGCATCAAGGAGCGCGACCAGGTCGCGATCATGTGCCGCAACCACCGTGGCTTCATCGAGGCGACCATCGCGGCGGCCAAGCTGGGCGCCGACCTGCTCTACCTGAACACCGCGTTCGCCGGGCCCCAGCTGGTCGAGGTGATCGCCCGGGAGAAGCCCGTGCTCGTGGTGGCCGACGAGGAGTTCGCCGGGCTGCTGGCCGGGGCCGACGTGAAGCACCGGCTGGTCGCGTGGCAGGACACGCCGCAGGGCGACGACACCGTCGAGGCGCTGATCGCCGCCAACCCCACGACCGACCACACCCCGGTCGAGCACCACTCGAAGATCGTGATCCTGACCTCGGGCACCACCGGCACGCCGAAGGGGGCGCCCCGCAAGGAGGCCGGCATCGCCAACGCGGTGGCCCTGCTCTCGCGCCTGCCGATGAAGCACGGCTGGCGTACGCACATCGCGGCGCCCCTCTTCCACACGTGGGGCTTCGCGCACCTCTTCATGGCGATGCTGCTCGGCTCGACCATGGTGCTGCGCCGCCGCTTCGACCCCGAGGAGGCGCTGCGCGTCGTACGGGACGAGAAATGCGACTCCTTCGTCGTCATCCCGGTGATGCTGCAGCGGATCCTCACGCTGCCGCCCGAGGTGCGGGAGAAGTACAAGCCGCTGCCCCACCTCAAGATGACGGCCGCCTCCGGCTCCGCGATGCAGGGTGAGATGGCCGTCGAGTGGATGGACGAGTTCGGCGACAACCTCTACAACATCTACGGCTCGACGGAGGTCGCGTACGCCTCCATCGCCATGCCCGAGGACCTGCGTGCCGCCCCGTTCTCGGCGGGCAAGCCGCCGCACGCCACCGTGGTCAAGATCTTCGACGCCGACGGCAACGAGGTCCCGCAGGGATCCACGGGCCGCATCTTCGTGGGCAACGCAATGCTCTTCGAGGGCTACACCGGTGGTGGGTCCAAGGAGATGATCCAGGGCCTGATGTCGACCGGTGACGTCGGCCGCTTCGACGAGCACGGTCGGCTCTACGTTGAGGGCCGTGACGACGAGATGATCGTGAGCGGCGGCGAGAACGTCTTCCCGCGCGAGGTGGAGGACTGCCTGGTGCTGCACGACGCGGTCGTCGAGGCGGCCGCGGTCGGCGTTGAGGACAAGGAGTTCGGCTACCGGCTGCGCGCCTTCGTGGTGGTCTCCGACCCCGCGGCGGCCAACGAGGAGGCGCTCAAGGACTGGGTACGGGCCAACCTCGCCCGCTACAAGGTGCCGCGCGAGATCATCTTCCTCGACGAGCTCCCGCGCAACGCCACGGGCAAGATCCTCAAGCGGGTGCTGGCGCAGCGCCCCTGA
- the aceE gene encoding pyruvate dehydrogenase (acetyl-transferring), homodimeric type: MTEQTQPERPPIPSVIHEGLPTQLPDIDPEETLEWLGSFDALVEGRGRDRARYVMLRLLERARESNVGVPALRSTDYINTIPPEREPWFPGDEDIERRIRAFIRWNAAVMVSSANRKGIEVGGHIATYQSSASLYEVGFNHFFRGKDHPGGGDQIYFQGHASPGIYARAFLEGRLDEEQLYRFRQEVQHGQGAGLSSYPHPRLMSDFWEFPTVSMGLTGINSIYQARFNRYLHNRGVKDTSQQRVWAFLGDGEMAEPESLGAIRVAAREELDNLTWVVNCNLQQLDGPVTGNGKIMQELEANFRGAGWNVIKVVWGREWDDLLARDVNGVLVNKMNTTPDGDFQTFSVEDGAYTREHFFGDDERLRKMVEHMTDRQIELLPRGGHDYRKVYAAFDAATKHVGQPTVILAKTIKGWTIDALEGRNATHQMKKLTPEDIKKFRDRLRLPISDRDLERSYEETGAPPFFHPGADSPEIKYMMERRSQLGGSIPRRVERAEPLKLPSDAAYKDIKQGGGKNKVATTMAVVRLLKEWMRDPEIGKRIVPIAPDEYRTFGMDAMFPSAKVYNPGGQQYESVDRKLLLSYKESAQGQMLHEGISEAGALASATAAGSAYSTHGEHMIPFYIFYSMFGFQRTGDSIWAMADQLSRGFLIGATAGRTTLTGEGLQHADGHSPLLAATNPAVVHYDPAFAYEIAHIMKSGLERMYGTGGPHGNGENVIFYLTVYNEPVHQPAEPEGVDVEGILKGLHRVSAAEGDGPKVRLLGSGVGFPWVEKAAEMLREEWGVAADTWSVTSWNELARDAIAAEDWNLLNPAEPKRTAYVTDKLGDGNAPVVAVSDYMTAVPMQIARWVPADYRVLGTDGFGFADTRPAARRYFRVDAESVVVQALQALADAGEIEVDKVVEARTKYRIDDPTAVQGVQQEGGTPDRSQAPVGWSSRTGAKPSTPVPPPTVGRVSCLTGAEIAGAPEASIRRHCALV; the protein is encoded by the coding sequence GTGACTGAACAGACGCAACCCGAACGTCCTCCGATTCCTTCGGTCATCCATGAGGGCCTCCCGACCCAGCTCCCGGACATCGATCCCGAGGAGACGCTGGAGTGGCTCGGCAGCTTCGACGCACTGGTCGAGGGCCGAGGACGGGACCGCGCACGCTACGTGATGCTCCGACTTCTCGAGAGGGCTCGTGAGAGCAACGTGGGCGTTCCGGCCCTCCGCTCCACGGACTACATCAACACGATCCCGCCCGAGCGCGAACCCTGGTTCCCCGGTGACGAGGACATCGAGCGCCGCATCCGCGCGTTCATCCGCTGGAACGCAGCCGTCATGGTCTCCAGCGCCAACCGCAAGGGCATCGAGGTCGGCGGCCACATCGCGACCTACCAGTCCTCCGCCAGCCTGTACGAGGTGGGCTTCAACCACTTCTTCCGTGGCAAGGACCACCCCGGCGGCGGCGACCAGATCTACTTCCAGGGCCACGCCTCCCCGGGCATCTACGCCCGCGCCTTCCTCGAGGGACGTCTCGACGAGGAGCAGCTCTACCGCTTCCGCCAGGAGGTCCAGCACGGTCAGGGCGCCGGCCTCTCCTCCTACCCGCACCCGCGCCTCATGTCGGACTTCTGGGAGTTCCCGACGGTCTCGATGGGTCTCACGGGCATCAACTCGATCTACCAGGCGCGCTTCAACCGCTACCTGCACAACCGCGGCGTCAAGGACACCAGCCAGCAGCGTGTGTGGGCCTTCCTCGGTGACGGCGAGATGGCCGAGCCCGAGTCGCTGGGCGCGATCCGCGTCGCCGCGCGCGAGGAGCTCGACAACCTGACCTGGGTCGTCAACTGCAACCTCCAGCAGCTCGACGGACCGGTGACCGGCAACGGCAAGATCATGCAGGAGCTGGAGGCCAACTTCCGCGGCGCCGGCTGGAACGTGATCAAGGTCGTCTGGGGCCGCGAGTGGGACGACCTCCTCGCCCGCGACGTCAACGGCGTGCTCGTCAACAAGATGAACACCACCCCCGACGGCGACTTCCAGACCTTCTCGGTCGAGGACGGTGCCTACACCCGCGAGCACTTCTTCGGTGACGACGAGCGCCTGCGCAAGATGGTCGAGCACATGACCGACCGCCAGATCGAGCTGCTCCCCCGCGGTGGTCACGACTACCGCAAGGTGTACGCCGCCTTCGACGCCGCCACGAAGCACGTCGGCCAGCCGACCGTGATCCTGGCCAAGACGATCAAGGGCTGGACGATCGACGCACTGGAGGGCAGGAACGCCACCCACCAGATGAAGAAGCTGACGCCGGAGGACATCAAGAAGTTCCGCGACCGCCTGCGTCTCCCGATCTCCGACCGCGACCTCGAGCGCTCGTACGAGGAGACCGGCGCGCCGCCGTTCTTCCACCCCGGCGCCGACTCCCCCGAGATCAAGTACATGATGGAGCGCCGCAGCCAGCTCGGCGGCTCGATCCCCCGCCGCGTGGAGCGTGCCGAGCCGCTGAAGCTGCCGTCGGACGCTGCGTACAAGGACATCAAGCAGGGCGGCGGCAAGAACAAGGTCGCCACCACCATGGCCGTCGTGCGCCTGCTCAAGGAGTGGATGCGCGACCCCGAGATCGGCAAGCGCATCGTGCCGATCGCGCCCGACGAGTACCGCACCTTCGGCATGGACGCCATGTTCCCGAGCGCCAAGGTCTACAACCCGGGCGGCCAGCAGTACGAGTCGGTCGACCGCAAGCTGCTGCTCTCCTACAAGGAGTCGGCGCAGGGCCAGATGCTCCACGAGGGCATCTCCGAGGCCGGCGCGCTCGCGTCCGCCACGGCCGCAGGGTCGGCGTACTCCACCCACGGCGAGCACATGATCCCCTTCTACATCTTCTACTCGATGTTCGGGTTCCAGCGCACGGGTGACTCGATCTGGGCGATGGCCGACCAGCTGTCGCGCGGCTTCCTGATCGGCGCCACCGCCGGCCGTACGACGCTGACCGGCGAGGGCCTGCAGCACGCGGACGGCCACTCGCCGCTGCTCGCTGCGACCAACCCGGCGGTCGTGCACTACGACCCGGCGTTCGCCTACGAGATCGCGCACATCATGAAGAGCGGCCTCGAGCGGATGTACGGCACGGGCGGCCCGCACGGCAACGGCGAGAACGTCATCTTCTACCTGACGGTCTACAACGAGCCGGTGCACCAGCCCGCCGAGCCCGAGGGCGTCGACGTCGAGGGCATCCTCAAGGGCCTGCACCGCGTCTCCGCGGCCGAGGGAGACGGTCCGAAGGTCCGCCTGCTCGGCTCGGGCGTCGGCTTCCCGTGGGTCGAAAAGGCCGCCGAGATGCTCCGCGAGGAGTGGGGCGTGGCTGCGGACACCTGGTCGGTGACCTCGTGGAACGAGCTGGCCCGTGACGCCATCGCGGCCGAGGACTGGAACCTCCTCAACCCGGCCGAGCCCAAGCGCACCGCCTACGTCACCGACAAGCTCGGCGACGGCAACGCGCCGGTCGTCGCGGTCTCCGACTACATGACCGCCGTGCCGATGCAGATCGCCCGCTGGGTGCCGGCCGACTACCGGGTGCTCGGCACCGACGGGTTCGGCTTCGCCGACACCCGCCCGGCCGCGCGTCGCTACTTCCGCGTCGACGCGGAGTCGGTCGTCGTGCAGGCGCTGCAGGCGCTGGCCGACGCCGGTGAGATCGAGGTCGACAAGGTCGTCGAGGCCCGCACGAAGTATCGCATCGACGACCCGACCGCGGTCCAGGGAGTGCAGCAGGAGGGCGGGACGCCTGACCGCTCGCAGGCCCCGGTCGGGTGGAGCTCCCGCACCGGTGCCAAACCCTCGACACCCGTCCCGCCGCCCACGGTGGGGCGGGTGTCGTGCTTGACGGGGGCGGAGATCGCCGGGGCGCCCGAGGCGAGCATCCGCCGCCACTGCGCCTTGGTGTGA